One window from the genome of Salvia miltiorrhiza cultivar Shanhuang (shh) chromosome 7, IMPLAD_Smil_shh, whole genome shotgun sequence encodes:
- the LOC130994628 gene encoding uncharacterized protein LOC130994628 codes for MGSSLFSLSLSLSLSLSLLLAPKAETLEIKSATTLDSLIRDYTLRSYTTNSFKTGKLYDVVLPANLSAAGIHADAIRLRCGSLQRYGARIKEFHLDSGANAHPCIERLILVRQSVASNWSSVFYNTGELSAYRLVSPILGLLAYTIGGGGGNISSIPTELTQPRKNPISIDFTNATLLLDKSKSGSPLCASFGVDGKVAVWKQERANVCAAAGQGHFGVVVEVALMPLKGKVSKAKIVVVSSIGAALGAFLLSLLVIAMLVNAKKKARMDEMERRAYEEEALQVSMVGHVRAVTASGTRTAPTIEHYDYRVRHS; via the coding sequence ATGGGCTcctccctcttctctctctctctctcactctcactctcactctcactccTACTCGCCCCAAAAGCTGAAACTCTCGAGATCAAATCAGCCACCACTCTCGATTCCCTCATCCGTGACTACACCTTGCGATCATACACCACCAACAGTTTCAAGACCGGCAAGCtctacgacgtcgttttaccggCAAATCTCTCCGCCGCCGGCATACACGCCGACGCAATAAGGCTACGCTGCGGCAGCCTCCAACGCTACGGCGCAAGAATCAAAGAGTTCCACCTCGACAGCGGCGCAAACGCGCATCCCTGCATCGAGAGACTCATCCTCGTACGACAAAGCGTCGCCTCAAACTGGTCTTCTGTGTTCTACAACACGGGCGAGCTCTCCGCCTATCGCCTCGTCTCGCCCATCCTCGGCCTCCTCGCTTACACCatcggaggcggaggcggcaATATCAGCAGCATTCCGACTGAGTTAACTCAGCCGCGGAAGAATCCGATATCGATAGATTTCACGAACGCGACGTTGTTGCTGGACAAATCAAAAAGCGGCAGCCCTCTGTGCGCGAGTTTCGGGGTCGATGGGAAGGTTGCGGTGTGGAAGCAGGAGCGGGCGAATGTGTGCGCGGCGGCGGGGCAGGGGCACTTCggggtggtggtggaggtggcgcTGATGCCGCTGAAGGGGAAGGTGAGCAAGGCGAAGATCGTGGTGGTGAGCTCGATAGGGGCGGCGTTGGGGGCTTTCCTGCTGAGTTTGCTGGTGATCGCGATGCTTGTGAACGCGAAGAAGAAGGCGAGGATGGATGAGATGGAGAGGCGCGCGTACGAGGAGGAGGCGCTGCAGGTGTCGATGGTGGGCCATGTCAGGGCGGTTACGGCTTCCGGTACCAGGACTGCGCCAACCATCGAGCATTATGATTATCGAGTTCGACATTCTTGA